From the genome of Ornithobacterium rhinotracheale, one region includes:
- a CDS encoding (Fe-S)-binding protein has protein sequence MLAQILFAIALLCGIGFFVFNVKKIKRNIWLGRKINRSDNKRKRWQKTMLIALGQSKMMVRPIAGILHITAYLGFFIINIELLEIIIDGLFGSHRAFGFMGDFYNALIGGFEILAALVLIAVVLFFIRRKLLSIQRFKILKGFPKTDAYLILIIEFFLMLAFLCMNAADFYLHQIQGIDLAGSFPISKYLFSGFKNLNETTLFIIERTAWWFHILGILVFLNYLYYSKHLHILLAFPNVWYSKLQPKGELDNLESVKKEVALMMDPNIDPFSVTPEPSTETFGANDIFDLTRVQLLNAYTCTECGRCTAECPAHLTGKKLSPRKIMMKTRDRLEEVSKNINKNKEFVPDNKTLLGDYISAEEIWACTSCNACTQACPIEIDPLSIIINLRQYLVMEKSEAPTELNHMMQNIENNGAPWQFNNADRLNWVNDK, from the coding sequence ATGCTTGCCCAAATTCTATTTGCCATAGCCCTATTGTGCGGAATCGGATTTTTCGTTTTTAATGTAAAAAAAATCAAAAGAAACATTTGGCTCGGTAGAAAAATCAACCGTAGCGACAACAAAAGGAAAAGATGGCAAAAAACAATGCTTATAGCACTTGGGCAATCAAAAATGATGGTGCGCCCCATTGCGGGAATCCTCCACATTACGGCATATCTAGGCTTTTTTATTATCAATATAGAGCTGCTCGAAATCATAATCGATGGGCTTTTTGGCTCCCACCGAGCTTTTGGATTCATGGGTGATTTTTACAATGCTTTAATTGGCGGATTTGAGATTTTAGCAGCCTTAGTACTTATTGCCGTAGTGCTTTTTTTTATCCGAAGAAAATTATTATCTATCCAGCGATTTAAAATTCTAAAAGGATTTCCTAAAACAGATGCCTACCTTATTTTAATCATCGAATTTTTTCTAATGCTTGCGTTTCTGTGTATGAACGCCGCCGATTTCTATCTACACCAAATCCAAGGCATTGATTTAGCAGGAAGTTTCCCTATTTCAAAATATCTATTTTCTGGATTTAAAAACTTAAACGAAACCACACTTTTCATCATTGAACGCACTGCGTGGTGGTTTCATATTTTGGGAATTTTAGTATTTTTAAATTATTTATATTATTCAAAGCACTTGCATATTTTGCTTGCCTTCCCTAATGTTTGGTATAGCAAATTGCAACCAAAAGGCGAATTAGACAATCTTGAAAGCGTAAAAAAAGAAGTAGCTCTCATGATGGATCCCAATATCGATCCGTTTTCGGTAACGCCAGAGCCAAGTACTGAGACTTTTGGGGCTAATGATATTTTTGATTTAACCCGAGTACAACTGCTGAATGCCTATACCTGCACCGAATGTGGAAGATGCACCGCAGAATGCCCCGCACACCTCACAGGCAAAAAGCTTTCGCCTCGAAAAATTATGATGAAAACGCGCGATCGATTGGAAGAAGTGAGCAAAAATATCAATAAAAACAAGGAATTTGTGCCAGATAACAAAACGCTACTTGGCGACTATATCTCTGCTGAAGAAATCTGGGCTTGCACCTCATGCAATGCTTGTACGCAAGCTTGCCCTATTGAGATTGATCCGCTTTCAATCATCATCAATCTGAGACAATATTTGGTCATGGAAAAATCGGAAGCCCCTACGGAACTTAATCACATGATGCAAAATATAGAGAACAACGGAGCTCCTTGGCAGTTCAACAATGCAGACCGATTGAATTGGGTGAATGATAAATAA
- a CDS encoding pitrilysin family protein has translation MKKVLLGAFLAGASLLTNAQKIDYEEYDLSNGLHVILHKDTSAPTVITSVMYHVGAKDERPDRTGFAHFFEHLLFEGTENIKRGEWFKIVSSNGGQVNANTTDDRTYYYEIFPSNNLKLALWMESERMLHPVINQIGVDTQNEVVKEEKRMRVDNQPYGNLFKAVKENMFEKHPYKHTTIGEMEHLDAATLDEFKAFFKKYYIPNNAVLIVAGDFDETQAKKWIQEYFGDIPAGPSIERSHIQEAPFKAQKQAKFYDPNIQAPMYILAFRTPSMKDRDAYVLDMISQILSGGKTARLYKNMVDKNKLALEVSSFNYGQEDYGTYLFYGIPIGKTSKEQILKAFEKEIKDLQTNLISEREYQKVENSFENSFVNKNKNISGVASSLATNYMLYGDTSLINKEIEIYRSITREEIREVARKYFNLNQSLVLEYLPEQNNDKK, from the coding sequence ATGAAAAAAGTTTTATTAGGTGCATTCTTGGCAGGGGCAAGCCTCTTGACCAATGCACAAAAAATCGATTACGAGGAGTATGATTTATCTAATGGGCTACATGTGATTTTGCACAAAGATACTTCTGCACCTACGGTGATCACTTCGGTAATGTATCATGTGGGAGCCAAGGACGAGCGCCCAGACAGAACTGGTTTTGCTCACTTCTTTGAACACCTTTTGTTTGAAGGAACAGAGAATATTAAGCGTGGCGAGTGGTTTAAAATCGTTTCTTCTAACGGAGGACAAGTGAACGCTAACACTACAGATGACCGCACTTATTATTACGAAATTTTCCCTTCAAATAACTTGAAATTGGCCCTATGGATGGAATCAGAAAGAATGTTACACCCAGTGATAAACCAAATCGGGGTAGATACCCAAAATGAGGTAGTGAAAGAAGAAAAGCGTATGCGTGTGGATAACCAACCTTATGGTAATCTTTTCAAAGCAGTTAAAGAAAATATGTTCGAAAAACACCCATACAAGCACACCACTATTGGAGAAATGGAACATTTGGATGCGGCAACTTTAGATGAATTTAAAGCCTTTTTTAAAAAATATTATATTCCAAATAATGCAGTGCTTATCGTAGCGGGGGATTTTGATGAAACGCAAGCCAAAAAATGGATCCAAGAGTATTTTGGAGATATTCCTGCAGGACCATCCATTGAGCGCTCTCATATTCAAGAGGCTCCCTTTAAAGCACAGAAACAAGCTAAATTCTATGATCCAAATATCCAAGCTCCAATGTATATTTTGGCTTTTAGAACACCAAGTATGAAGGACAGAGATGCATATGTTTTAGATATGATTTCTCAAATTTTAAGTGGAGGGAAAACTGCCAGATTATATAAAAATATGGTAGACAAAAATAAATTAGCCTTGGAAGTATCGTCTTTTAATTATGGGCAAGAAGATTACGGGACATATCTATTTTATGGCATTCCTATTGGAAAAACAAGCAAGGAACAAATCTTGAAAGCTTTTGAAAAAGAAATCAAAGATTTGCAAACCAATCTGATCTCTGAAAGAGAATACCAGAAAGTCGAAAACTCTTTTGAAAATTCATTTGTAAATAAAAATAAAAATATCTCTGGAGTGGCAAGCTCATTAGCTACCAACTATATGTTGTATGGCGACACCTCGTTAATCAACAAAGAAATAGAAATTTACAGATCAATTACGAGAGAAGAAATTAGAGAGGTTGCAAGAAAATATTTTAACTTAAATCAATCTTTGGTTTTGGAATATTTACCAGAACAAAATAATGACAAAAAATAA
- the trmB gene encoding tRNA (guanosine(46)-N7)-methyltransferase TrmB, whose translation MAKNKLRRFQENEHFAHLIQPTREEVLSGFKLKNKWHEDFFKNNNPIVLELGCGGGEYTIGLSSMFPEKNFIGVDIKGARLWKGAKKVQENQIKNVGYLRTQIELIAEAFGENEVDEIWITFPDPQIKFRRAKHRLTHPRFLDLYQRILKPNGKIHLKTDSEFLHGYTHGIVEQLGCRVHLSNHDIYHPDTVDLPNYVTGIQTFYEAKFRKENKKITYMYFSLK comes from the coding sequence ATGGCAAAAAATAAATTAAGACGATTTCAAGAAAACGAGCATTTCGCTCACTTGATACAGCCCACAAGAGAGGAGGTTTTAAGCGGTTTTAAACTAAAAAATAAATGGCACGAGGATTTCTTTAAAAACAACAACCCCATCGTGCTAGAACTAGGCTGCGGCGGTGGCGAATACACCATAGGGCTATCAAGTATGTTCCCAGAAAAAAACTTCATCGGGGTAGACATCAAGGGCGCCCGCCTATGGAAAGGCGCTAAAAAAGTGCAAGAGAATCAAATCAAAAATGTGGGCTACCTGCGCACCCAAATCGAATTAATTGCCGAGGCTTTTGGGGAGAATGAAGTTGATGAAATTTGGATTACTTTTCCAGACCCGCAAATTAAATTTCGCCGTGCTAAACACCGCCTCACCCACCCGCGTTTCTTGGATTTATACCAAAGGATTTTAAAACCAAATGGGAAAATTCACCTCAAAACGGATAGCGAATTCCTGCACGGCTACACGCACGGCATCGTGGAACAACTGGGCTGCCGCGTACACCTCTCTAACCACGATATCTACCACCCAGACACTGTGGATTTGCCCAATTATGTTACTGGAATTCAAACTTTTTATGAGGCTAAATTCAGAAAAGAAAATAAGAAAATTACTTATATGTATTTTAGCCTTAAATGA
- a CDS encoding N-acetylmuramoyl-L-alanine amidase, with amino-acid sequence MNFIIKNIFKTLFFIALAFLFSVNVNAQKRNDKFVLVLDAGHGGEDMGARGVVENEKDIALAVTLRVGKLVKDYFKDDVKLIYTRSKDVFIPLAERADIANRNHADFFISIHCNSARPGAYGTETFALGSDPKRANSNLSIVKKENSVILLEDDHKEKYENFNGSPESLIGLTLMQNTHLDNSLKMAKYIEDNYTNKDKRYSRGVKQAGFIVLWRTAMPSILTEIGFISNPEEGRYLASDEGKDKTAESIFNAIKSYKKAWDLRRGVNKVNETKKAEKSRIEPEKPIAGKVFKVQFLTSKRSFRQGAPQLKGLTNVEVLKDNGIYKYFYGKTSFKSKSDANLRHVKARGFPDAFVVEFTNDSTK; translated from the coding sequence ATGAATTTTATTATAAAAAATATTTTTAAGACTCTGTTTTTCATAGCCTTAGCATTTTTATTTTCTGTAAATGTTAATGCTCAAAAACGGAATGATAAATTTGTTTTAGTTTTAGACGCAGGACACGGCGGGGAGGATATGGGCGCAAGAGGCGTGGTGGAAAATGAAAAGGATATTGCCCTTGCAGTAACTTTGCGCGTGGGAAAACTGGTGAAAGATTATTTTAAAGATGATGTAAAGCTAATCTACACCCGCTCAAAAGATGTATTCATTCCCCTAGCAGAGCGCGCCGATATTGCCAATAGAAATCACGCTGATTTCTTCATCTCAATCCATTGCAACTCTGCCCGCCCTGGGGCTTATGGCACGGAAACCTTTGCGCTGGGCTCGGACCCTAAACGCGCAAACTCCAATTTGAGCATCGTGAAAAAAGAAAATAGCGTAATCCTGCTGGAAGATGACCATAAAGAAAAATACGAAAACTTTAATGGCTCCCCAGAATCCTTAATCGGGCTTACCTTAATGCAAAATACGCATTTGGACAATAGCTTGAAAATGGCTAAATACATTGAGGATAACTACACAAATAAAGATAAACGATACAGCCGAGGCGTAAAGCAAGCAGGCTTCATCGTGCTATGGCGCACGGCAATGCCCTCAATCCTCACCGAGATTGGCTTTATCTCAAACCCAGAAGAAGGGCGATATTTGGCCTCTGATGAAGGTAAAGATAAAACCGCAGAATCAATCTTTAATGCTATAAAATCCTACAAAAAAGCGTGGGATTTAAGACGAGGTGTAAACAAAGTAAACGAGACAAAAAAAGCTGAAAAATCTAGAATAGAACCAGAAAAACCCATAGCAGGAAAAGTTTTTAAAGTTCAATTTTTAACGAGCAAAAGAAGTTTCAGGCAGGGAGCTCCCCAATTGAAAGGGCTCACAAATGTTGAAGTTTTAAAAGATAATGGCATTTATAAATACTTTTACGGGAAAACATCTTTTAAATCTAAAAGCGATGCCAACCTACGCCATGTAAAAGCCAGAGGATTCCCAGACGCTTTTGTAGTTGAGTTTACTAATGACAGTACAAAATAA
- a CDS encoding pitrilysin family protein: MKKLSIAILSALLVTACTSTKQAATEKAAEPKTTTKVNTGIDRSVRPTPGPAPKVKITKPEEFKLANGLHVMVVENHKLPSVSFYLSMDNPPLLQGNKKGVFKMLSAIMGNGTSKISKDDFNEELEFYGANASVYASGASATTLTRYFPKVFDLVISAALDPRLSKTEFEKEKEKALENLRISEKNVQSVANNLRSALAFGKNHPYGEFTTEKTLQNVTFNDVKNYYNKYFSPENAYLVVVGDVTLAQVKKLVEKDLASWKPKGIKKVNYAKPQNLPNVQIDFIDMPNAVQTEIAALNVVDLKIKDKDYFAAVLANKILGGGGEARLFLNLREAHGWTYGAYSDISPDKEIGSFSATAAVRNAVTDSAVVEMMNEIRKIGKEPVTQDELDRAKATYIGSFVMNAQKPSVIANQALQIQTQGLPADFYENFIKNISAVTLEEVQAVAKKYFGADNSRIVVVGKAEDVLPGLEKLGYPINFYNRFGEKTGNPLKNQVALPAGLTAQKVLADYVQAIGGVQKVKNIKSVKATFTLEGAAPQPLDGEVLYYAPNLEKTVLKMNGAVIVTTIFDGKVEKTSGMMGNSEKSGKDVAEKAAKKGIVPQAFYTNKEAKLVGTTTIDGKLAYKVEVPVGDLKTYEYYDAKSKLLVQNSVSVDTPQGPMEIITSYKDYKSVDGVKFAFVVTQEVAGQKIVTTMKKMEVNKDVKLADFK, encoded by the coding sequence ATGAAAAAATTATCAATCGCAATACTTTCCGCTTTGCTTGTTACTGCTTGTACTTCAACTAAACAAGCTGCAACAGAAAAAGCCGCAGAACCTAAAACAACAACCAAGGTGAACACAGGAATAGATCGCTCCGTAAGACCTACGCCAGGCCCTGCCCCAAAAGTGAAAATTACTAAGCCGGAAGAATTTAAATTAGCCAATGGATTGCATGTAATGGTGGTAGAAAACCACAAATTGCCATCTGTGAGCTTCTACTTGTCCATGGATAATCCGCCACTATTGCAGGGGAATAAGAAAGGTGTTTTCAAGATGCTAAGTGCTATTATGGGGAACGGAACTTCAAAGATTTCTAAAGACGATTTCAACGAAGAATTAGAGTTTTATGGTGCCAATGCCAGTGTATATGCCTCTGGGGCGAGTGCCACTACGCTTACTCGCTATTTCCCTAAAGTTTTTGATTTAGTGATCAGTGCAGCATTAGACCCTCGTCTGTCTAAAACAGAATTTGAAAAAGAAAAAGAAAAAGCCTTGGAAAATCTTAGAATTTCTGAGAAAAATGTTCAGAGTGTTGCAAACAATCTTCGTTCAGCTTTAGCCTTTGGTAAAAACCATCCTTATGGTGAATTTACTACCGAAAAAACATTACAAAATGTTACTTTCAACGATGTGAAAAACTATTATAACAAATATTTCTCACCAGAAAATGCATATTTAGTGGTAGTAGGAGATGTTACTTTGGCCCAAGTTAAGAAGTTAGTAGAAAAAGATTTAGCTTCTTGGAAGCCAAAAGGCATCAAAAAAGTAAATTATGCTAAGCCTCAAAATTTACCAAATGTGCAAATCGATTTCATTGATATGCCAAATGCCGTGCAAACCGAAATTGCAGCTTTGAATGTGGTAGACTTAAAAATCAAAGACAAAGACTATTTCGCCGCCGTTTTAGCTAATAAAATTTTAGGTGGAGGAGGAGAAGCTAGATTATTTCTTAACTTAAGAGAAGCACATGGATGGACTTATGGTGCTTATTCAGATATCTCTCCTGATAAGGAAATAGGTAGTTTTAGTGCAACTGCAGCTGTGCGTAATGCCGTGACCGATAGTGCTGTGGTGGAAATGATGAATGAAATTAGAAAAATTGGAAAAGAACCAGTAACTCAAGACGAGTTAGATAGAGCAAAAGCTACTTACATAGGGTCTTTTGTAATGAATGCACAAAAACCAAGCGTTATAGCTAATCAAGCATTGCAAATCCAAACACAAGGATTACCTGCCGATTTCTACGAAAATTTTATCAAAAACATCAGTGCTGTAACTTTAGAAGAAGTGCAAGCTGTGGCTAAAAAATACTTTGGGGCAGACAACTCAAGAATCGTAGTTGTAGGAAAAGCAGAAGATGTTTTGCCAGGATTAGAAAAATTAGGTTACCCAATTAATTTCTACAATCGTTTTGGCGAAAAAACTGGAAACCCATTAAAAAATCAAGTAGCGTTGCCAGCAGGGCTCACTGCTCAAAAAGTTTTAGCAGACTATGTGCAAGCAATTGGTGGTGTGCAAAAAGTGAAAAACATTAAAAGCGTAAAAGCTACCTTTACATTAGAAGGAGCAGCACCACAACCACTCGACGGAGAAGTTTTATACTACGCGCCGAATTTAGAAAAAACTGTTCTTAAAATGAACGGAGCAGTAATCGTTACCACCATTTTCGACGGAAAGGTAGAGAAGACTTCTGGCATGATGGGGAATTCAGAAAAATCTGGAAAAGATGTAGCAGAAAAAGCTGCTAAAAAAGGTATCGTGCCACAAGCATTTTACACAAATAAAGAGGCGAAACTAGTAGGCACAACAACTATTGATGGGAAACTAGCTTACAAAGTTGAAGTGCCTGTGGGAGATTTAAAAACTTATGAATACTACGACGCTAAATCCAAATTATTGGTGCAAAACAGCGTTTCTGTAGATACACCACAAGGCCCTATGGAAATCATTACATCATACAAAGATTATAAATCTGTAGATGGAGTGAAATTTGCATTTGTTGTAACGCAAGAAGTAGCAGGGCAAAAAATAGTAACTACCATGAAAAAAATGGAGGTGAACAAAGATGTAAAATTAGCAGATTTTAAATAA
- a CDS encoding SPFH domain-containing protein, translated as MITQFEFLGLELGLGAILFIIFVLSFFGLWFIVKQQTAVVVERLGKFHSVRNSGFNLKIPFVDQIAGRVSLKIQQLDVVVETKTKDDVFVKLKVSTQYLVIKDKVYDAFYKLDDPQSQITSYIFDVVRAEVPKLRLDDVFEKKDDIAIAVKSELQEAMNDYGYDIIKTLVTDIDPDEQVKHAMNRINASERQKIAAQYEGDAQRILIVEKAKAEAESKRLQGQGIADQRREIAKGLEESVNVLNRVGINSQEASALIVVTQHYDTLTAMGSSNKSNLILLPNSPSAAGDMLNNMVASFSAANVIGEEMKKKTRENIQDSDIL; from the coding sequence ATGATTACACAATTTGAATTTTTAGGACTAGAACTTGGCTTAGGAGCCATATTGTTCATCATCTTTGTCCTTAGTTTTTTTGGACTTTGGTTCATCGTAAAGCAACAAACCGCCGTAGTGGTAGAGCGTTTGGGGAAATTTCATAGCGTAAGAAATTCAGGTTTCAACTTGAAAATCCCTTTTGTGGATCAAATCGCAGGGCGTGTTTCGTTGAAAATCCAGCAATTGGATGTAGTGGTAGAAACTAAGACTAAAGATGATGTATTCGTAAAATTAAAAGTATCTACACAATATCTAGTGATAAAAGACAAAGTGTACGACGCCTTTTATAAATTAGACGATCCGCAATCACAAATTACCTCTTACATCTTCGATGTGGTGCGTGCCGAGGTGCCAAAATTGCGATTGGACGATGTTTTTGAGAAAAAGGACGATATCGCTATTGCGGTGAAATCTGAACTGCAAGAAGCTATGAACGATTATGGCTATGACATCATCAAAACTTTGGTGACAGATATTGATCCAGATGAGCAAGTAAAACACGCGATGAACCGTATCAATGCCTCTGAACGCCAGAAAATAGCAGCACAATACGAAGGAGACGCTCAGCGTATTTTAATTGTGGAGAAAGCAAAAGCCGAAGCTGAGAGTAAACGCCTCCAAGGGCAAGGGATTGCAGACCAGCGAAGAGAAATAGCTAAAGGTTTAGAAGAATCTGTAAATGTGCTAAATAGAGTGGGGATTAATTCTCAAGAAGCGTCTGCACTTATTGTGGTAACGCAACACTACGACACGCTCACCGCAATGGGCTCAAGCAATAAATCAAATTTGATTTTGTTGCCTAATTCGCCAAGTGCAGCAGGAGATATGTTGAATAACATGGTGGCTTCGTTTTCTGCGGCTAATGTGATAGGCGAGGAGATGAAAAAGAAAACACGCGAAAATATCCAAGATTCAGATATTTTATAA
- a CDS encoding DUF59 domain-containing protein, giving the protein MAELTNQQIHDLGEEMVKVFKTIYDPEIPVDIYELGLIYDAHISTAGEAKILMTLTTPNCPVAESLPAEVEEKIGNIEGVEKATVQITFDPPWSQELMSEEAKFELGML; this is encoded by the coding sequence ATGGCAGAACTTACAAATCAACAAATACACGATTTGGGCGAAGAAATGGTCAAAGTCTTTAAAACCATTTACGACCCAGAAATCCCAGTAGATATTTATGAGCTAGGGCTTATTTACGACGCACACATCAGCACCGCAGGCGAGGCCAAAATCCTAATGACACTCACCACACCCAATTGCCCCGTTGCCGAATCCCTACCCGCCGAGGTGGAAGAGAAAATTGGAAACATCGAAGGTGTAGAGAAAGCAACTGTGCAAATTACATTTGACCCTCCATGGTCGCAAGAGCTGATGAGCGAGGAAGCAAAATTTGAATTAGGAATGTTATAA
- the coaD gene encoding pantetheine-phosphate adenylyltransferase, with amino-acid sequence MERIAVFPGSFDPITLGHCDIINRALPLFDKIIVAIGQNSGKNYMFSLEKRKRFLEETFKDFPNIEIDTYEGLTVDYCQRKKANFILRGLRNPADFEFEKAIAHTNRALTQQQLETVFLLTSSGKSYISSSIVRDVIRNKGNYKILVPSAVRV; translated from the coding sequence ATGGAGAGAATAGCAGTTTTTCCAGGGTCGTTTGATCCCATTACGCTTGGGCATTGCGATATCATCAATCGTGCGTTGCCTTTGTTTGATAAAATTATTGTGGCCATTGGGCAAAATTCAGGGAAGAATTATATGTTTTCGCTTGAAAAGAGAAAAAGATTTTTAGAGGAGACTTTTAAGGATTTTCCTAACATAGAAATAGATACTTATGAGGGGCTTACAGTGGATTATTGCCAAAGGAAAAAGGCAAACTTCATTCTTCGAGGACTTAGAAATCCTGCCGATTTTGAATTTGAAAAGGCGATAGCACACACCAATCGCGCCCTTACGCAGCAGCAATTGGAAACGGTGTTTTTGCTCACTTCCTCAGGGAAATCCTATATCAGTTCTAGCATTGTGCGAGATGTGATAAGAAATAAAGGGAATTATAAAATACTAGTTCCCAGTGCAGTAAGAGTGTAG
- a CDS encoding MlaD family protein — translation MKISKEIKIGLISVVSIVLFYWLFNFLNGKNFFTSGQIYYAVYENVDGLLPTKPVNVNGLKVGTVEDIKIVEGKEDIYFVVKMILNKKLHFSKNTVAEIYEPGLMAGKQIKLNIDYNGPEAQSGDTLVAANTQSLMTMLSNKLQPTQNKLDSVLTTLNATLGRFGNLADEETNQNLKHVLASLDQTIQSLGETSNSARALIQSTTKIADKIDGEVKQLSQNANNVMSTANSTLKKYGDVADKIEAANFEKTLANLESSSQELKQFLTKLDNSNGTLNKLINDPVFYNNLNETTKSLNTLLTDLKERPDKYIQFSVFGKKVRVKDTIK, via the coding sequence ATGAAAATAAGTAAGGAAATAAAAATCGGTTTAATCTCCGTTGTGAGTATCGTCCTATTTTATTGGCTTTTTAATTTCCTAAATGGTAAAAACTTCTTTACCTCTGGGCAGATTTACTATGCAGTATATGAAAATGTGGACGGGCTACTCCCTACCAAGCCTGTGAATGTAAACGGACTAAAGGTGGGAACTGTAGAAGACATTAAAATCGTAGAGGGGAAAGAAGATATTTATTTCGTAGTGAAAATGATACTTAATAAAAAATTACACTTTTCTAAAAATACAGTAGCAGAAATCTACGAACCTGGCTTAATGGCTGGAAAGCAAATAAAACTAAACATTGATTACAATGGCCCAGAAGCCCAAAGTGGCGACACACTCGTTGCTGCAAATACACAATCTCTTATGACCATGTTATCAAACAAATTGCAACCCACTCAAAACAAACTTGATAGCGTGCTAACTACTCTGAATGCGACTTTAGGCAGGTTCGGAAACTTGGCAGATGAAGAAACCAATCAAAATTTAAAACATGTTTTAGCCAGTTTAGACCAAACCATTCAATCCCTTGGTGAGACTTCCAATAGTGCTCGTGCACTTATCCAATCAACAACAAAAATTGCCGACAAAATTGACGGCGAGGTGAAACAACTTTCTCAAAACGCAAACAATGTGATGTCTACTGCAAACTCTACACTTAAAAAGTATGGTGATGTTGCCGACAAAATTGAAGCGGCTAATTTTGAAAAAACATTGGCAAATTTAGAATCTAGTTCTCAAGAACTGAAACAGTTTTTAACCAAACTAGACAACTCCAATGGAACGCTAAATAAGCTTATAAACGATCCTGTGTTTTACAACAACCTCAACGAAACAACCAAAAGTTTAAATACTCTTTTAACTGATTTAAAAGAACGCCCAGACAAATACATTCAGTTTTCAGTTTTCGGAAAAAAAGTTAGAGTAAAAGATACTATAAAATAA
- a CDS encoding M48 family metallopeptidase, with the protein MKKTAFGLVIMFLMLIAACTQNPITGKSNFLLVKNESLMPMAFQQYQQVLKTQKLSTNKQQTSMVKTVGKNIQTAVERYLKAQNQLDFIKGYQWEYNLIEDKQLNAWCMPGGKVAFYTGIMPVCQNDNGVAVVMGHEITHALAQHSAQRATQALVAQGLQIAGNLALNDNRYKNVFNSLYPIGAQVGILAYSRQAELEADRIGLTLMAMAGYDPREAPKFWQRMDAQSSGSRMPEFLSTHPNPGRRIEQLKAELPNALKIYSQATGKQVSLN; encoded by the coding sequence ATGAAGAAAACAGCATTTGGTCTTGTAATTATGTTTCTCATGCTCATCGCTGCATGTACGCAAAATCCCATTACGGGAAAATCTAACTTTCTTTTGGTGAAAAATGAATCGCTGATGCCTATGGCCTTTCAGCAATATCAGCAAGTTTTGAAAACACAAAAACTTTCCACTAATAAGCAACAAACCTCTATGGTGAAAACCGTGGGAAAAAATATCCAAACTGCCGTGGAAAGATATCTTAAAGCCCAAAACCAATTGGACTTCATCAAAGGCTATCAATGGGAATACAACTTAATTGAAGACAAGCAACTTAACGCTTGGTGTATGCCTGGCGGCAAGGTAGCGTTCTACACAGGAATTATGCCCGTGTGCCAGAATGACAACGGCGTAGCCGTAGTTATGGGGCACGAAATCACACACGCCCTAGCACAGCATAGCGCTCAGCGCGCCACTCAGGCCCTTGTAGCACAAGGTCTGCAAATTGCAGGCAACCTCGCACTTAATGATAATAGATACAAAAATGTATTCAACTCGCTCTACCCCATTGGCGCACAGGTGGGAATCTTAGCCTATTCAAGACAAGCGGAATTAGAAGCCGATAGAATTGGGCTCACCCTGATGGCTATGGCGGGCTACGACCCAAGAGAAGCGCCTAAGTTTTGGCAAAGAATGGACGCCCAAAGTAGCGGAAGCCGTATGCCCGAATTCCTCTCCACGCACCCCAACCCTGGACGAAGAATTGAGCAATTAAAAGCGGAGCTGCCTAATGCCCTTAAAATTTACAGCCAAGCCACAGGCAAGCAAGTAAGTCTTAATTAA